The nucleotide window GGGCCTCCTCGGACGGGGTTGTGGTAACAGTCCCCATTGGCAGAGAGGTACGCATGCCGACATCATAAACGTTCGTGCCAAACAATATCGTTGTTTTGACATTCCCTCCCACTAGAAGGGCGAGTTCCCCTCATCGGATCGCCCGACAGGAGTTTTCGTACTGTCGGGTGAGAGACCGTCGACGGCGCGTTCCGTGAGGCATATACCGCGGTTGATGATGAGGGTGGTACGGAGTGATCAGCGATCCTTCGCGTCGAATTCCGCACCGTCCCGACCGGTGTGATGGAAAAGCTCGGCTCTCGCGTCGACGGCGTCCGTAGCATCGAGCTCGACAACGCCTTCTACATCGAGGACGGGAAGTGGATCGAATCGCTCACCATATCCTCGACGACTGATTTCGATCCCCACGACGCCATCGCGGACATCTGGGGCGTGCGGATGTTCTACACGCACGAAATTCCGACCGGGCCGTCCGATATCGTCGTCCGTCGGCTCACGCTCGTCGCCAACGAGTCGTATCCGTTCATCCTCGGACTGGTGCTGCGCCGCGAGGCGATCCCGAACCGGATCGTTCTCCAGGGGAACGAGTTCGAGGCCGTCGTGACCGCGCGGAACTGGGAGTCGTTTCGGGCGCTCGCCGACGATCTCGAAGAATCACTGGGTGCGTTCGAGCTGCAGAGCGTGAGTCAAATAGAGAACCCCGGCGAGCCGCTGGACGGTGGCCGAATAACCGAGTTCGTCACGACGAAGCTCGCGGACGAACAGCTCGCGGTGCTCGAAACCGCCTACGAACTGGGCTATTTCGACGTTCCGCGAACGGCGTCGACGAACGAGATCGCCGAGGCGCTGGACGTCTCCCAGTCGACAGCCAGCGAGCGACTGCGGGTCGCAGAACGAAACCTCCTCGCGCTGCTCTACGGCTCACGCGAGTAGTAGCACGATCAGCAGATGCTGGCCGGTGCAAAGTACTGGTATATAAAGATCGGTCGTGACCGACGGGTATCGGGAGTAGTTTCAATGAGACACCTTCCATTCGCCAGTTCGTAGCATGGTACCGAACGACCACCACGAACCGACCGATGCCACCAGCACGCGGCGGATCAGCCGTCGACGATGGCTCGCCGCCGCGGCCGGCACCGCCGGCCTGTCGATGCTCGCGGGCTGTAGCTCGGCTCTCGGCGGGCGCGACGCCGGGAACACCCTCGACGCCGACGTTCCGAAAGGAACGCCCGCGAGCGTCGAGACGAAATACTGGCACGACTGGCCGACACTCGACGACGCGACACAGGCCGAGGGTCCCCCGCTCGACTACACCGCACGTGCGGGAGCAGCGCTCGAAACGCTGACGATGGAGTTTTCGAGCGACGACGACCCGTGGAGCAAACAGCACGCGCTGATGATGAAGAGCAGCGTCAACGCGTTGGGCGCTCCCGCTCGCATCGTCGACCGGCCGCTGAACCAACTGTACGCACAGAGCTGGGACACGCCGGGACTCGAACACGTGTTCTCGATGAGCACCCACGGCCCGGACCCGGTCCGCGGGATCGGACCGAATGCACTGTTGACGCGGCGCTCAAAGGACAGTCCGTTCAACTACGACAACTACTGGCACCCGCGGATCAACGAACTCCTCGACGAACAGGACGAAATCACCGAGGACGAGCAACGACGGGCCGAACTCGTGCGGGAGATCCAGGCGATCTTCGCCGAGGACGTCGGCGCGATCATCAGCCTCTTTCCGGACGTGATCACCGCGGCGAACACGCGTAATTTCAACGGATACGTTCCGACGCCCGGTCCCGGCCCGACCCGGGACACCTTCCAGTGGACGGAGGTCAACCTCCAACCGCGGACGGGTGATCGGAGCTACGTCAAGGGGACGACCACGTCGATGAACTCGCTCAATCAGCCGTGGTCGGCCGGCGGTGCCGAGGAGTACCGCCTCAAATACATCTACGACGGGCTGTTCGACGCCTCGCCGGACCTCGACGTGATCCCCGCGCTCGCGACCGGCGGCGGGTTCGTCGACGACACTACCGTCGAGGTCGATCTCCGTGACGGGGTGAAATGGCATGATGGCAAGCCGTTTACACCCGAGGACGTCACGTTCTCGCTCGATTTCTTCGAACAGCACAGCGCGACCAGCGTCGTCCCGTTCTACGAACCGGTCGAGAGCACCGAGATCCTCTCGCGGACGGACGGCGGACGGGTTCGATTCAATCTCACCGGCCCCGACGCGACGTTCATGACGCAGGGGGTGGTTCAGAGCACCGTCATCCCGAAACATCGCTGGAAGGACGTCAGCTCGCCCACCCAGTACAACCCCGACAACCCCGTCGGCACCGGTCCGTTCAAGTTCGTCGACTGGAGTCAGGGGACCCGGTTCCGGGTCGAACGTTGGGACAACAACTGGATGTGGAACGACGAGTTCCGGTCGAAGGCGCTCGGCGATTACTTCGAGGGCGGCCCCGGTATCGAGAGCGTGCTCTGGGTCAACGTCGCAAACAGCACGGCGATGATCGGCGCGCTCCAGAGCGGCGAGATCGACGCTGTCGGCGGCGTGCTCTCGAACACGCAGGCCGATCGGGCGAGCCAGCCCGCGGCGATCTCGAAGATGTCCGCCAAGAACTTCGCCCCACTCGATACGAAGCTGATGTTTTCGGTGCCGCTCATCCGCGACAAGGAGTTCCGTGTCGCGCTGGCGAAGGCGATCGACAAGCAGGGGTTCGTCGACACGTTCCTCAACGGCCGGGCGACGGTCCAGGGCGAGAACCCGATCTCGCCGCTGCTCGATACGTGGCACAACCCGAACGCAAAGCGTTACGGCTACGACCGCTCGGCGGCGCGAGCCATCCTGCGAAAGGCGGGCTACACGTGGAGCGACGAGGGCACCCTTCAATTCCCCGAGGGACAGGCGTGGGCGGCGTTCGTCGAGCGCATTCAGAACGGGAACACGCACAAACGGCGCACTGAACTCGGGCAACCGGATTTCTCGAACACACAAGGGACGGAGTCACAATGACGATACCGACAGCGACACGACAGGCACGGTGGACGGAGCCGAATCGCGGCCACGGTGGTCGCCGATGAGTGATTTCCAGCGGTTCCTGGTCAAACGGACCGCGATCGCGGCGGTGTTGACCCTCGTCGCCATCTCGGTGATCTTCGTGATCCTCCGACTGTTGCCGGGTTCGCCGTTCGAGACGCTGATCACGACCGGCAATCTCACGCCCGAGCAGGCACAGGAGATCATCGCGGCCTACGGGCTAAACGAGCCGATTCTCCAGCAGTACATCAAATACGTCGAGAACCTGTTGACCTTCCAGTTCGGCTACTCCATACGCCGGAGCCAGCCGGTCTGGGCGATCCTCGGGCCGCGACTGTTGAACACGCTACTGTTGCTCATCCCGGCGCTGATCACGACCGCCGTTCTGAGCAGCCTGCTCGGGATGTACGCCGGCTGGAACCGCGGCTCGATAACCGAGAAGCTCAGCATCGTCGTGACGACGTTCCTCCGGTCGACGCCGGTGTTCATCACGGCGATCTTCCTGCTGATCGTCTTCGGCTATCAGCTCGGGCTCGTCCCGACGTTCGGGATGCGGAGCCTGACGGCCTCGCCCGACGGACTGATCGAGACCTACCTCTCGGTCGATTTCCTGCATCACTACGTCCTGCCGTTCACCGTGGCAGTCCTGTTCTACAGCGGTGATTTCCTGTTGCTCGCGCGCAACGGCGTCGTCGAGAAGAAGGGATCGGCGTTCCTCAAACTCCACGAGGCGAAGGGTCTCACCGAAGTTGAGCAGCTTCTCCGTGCCGGCCGGAACTCGCTGCTGCCCATCATCACCTACTTCGCGCTCAGACTGGGGATGGTGTTCCAGGGGCTCATCCTGCTCGAAGTCGTCTTCGCGTGGCCCGGCATCGGCCGGCTGCTCGTCGTCGCCATCCGCCAACAGGACTACCCGCTGATCCAGGCGGCCGTGTTCATCATGGCGCTCGCGGTCATCGTGATGAACCTCGTCGCCGATAGCCTCTACGAGTATCTCGATCCGACCGTCTCGACGACCGGGGGTGGTACATGATGAGCACCGGCTCGGCCTCCGTTCGCGAGCGTCTCGTGGGTCGGTACGGCTGGATCGTCGATCAGCTCCGCTTTCTCGCCGGCGACCGGCTCGCCCTCGGTGGTGCGGTCGTCATCGCGCTGTTCGGCTTTCTCGGACTGTTCGGCCCGCTGCTCGCGCCACACGATCCCGTCGCGTACAGCGCCCGGACGGCAAGCGGTTCGATCGCGGTGCTCGACGCCCCGAATCTCGACTCCTGGTTCGGCACCACCGCCTTCGGCAAGGACGTGTTCAGCCAGTTCCTCGCGGGGGCGCGGCCGACGCTCATCGTCGGACTGGTCGGTGGCATCGGCACCGGCGTCATCGGCTTCCTCGTCGGGCTGACGAGCGGCTACTTCGGCGGCTACGTCGACGAGCTGCTGATGCGGCTGACGGATCTGACGTTCTCGCTGCCGTTGACGCCGATGGCGCTGCTGTTGCTGACGTTCGTCAGGCCGAACGTCTGGCTCATCGCGCTCATCATCATGCTGTTCCTCTGGAAGATGCCCGCGCGGGTCGTCCGATCGGAGGTGCTCGCGGTCAAAAATCGGACGTTCGTCAGATCGGCGCGCGCGAGCGGGGCCGGCCACCTGCGGACGATGTTCTACCACATCGCTCCGAACGTGCTCGCCACGGGCTTCCTGTATACGGCCTACGGGATCGCGTGGTCGATCTCGCTCCAGGCCAGCCTCGCGTTTCTCGGCTTCGGCGATCCGACCGCGACGAGCTGGGGGCGGATGCTTCGGCAGGTGTTCGCTTCCGGCGCGATCCGGGTCGCGTGGTGGTGGGTGCTGCCGCCCGCCATCGGTATCGCCGCCGTCACGACATCGGTGTTCCTCATCGGCCGACGGTACGAGGAACGAATCAACCCCGAAATTCAATCCAGCCAATGACACTGCTCGACATCACCGATCTCACGGTCACGTACAGCGCCGACGACGAGACCATCCACGCGGTCAACGGCATCTCGTTCAGCATCGACGAGGGCGTCAACTACGGCCTCGCCGGCGAGTCCGGTTCCGGGAAATCGACGGCCGCCGAGGCGATCCTCGGTCTGCTCGCCGACAACGGAACCGTCGAATCCGGCACGATCGAGTTCAAGGGAACGGAGCTGACGGCGCTCTCGACCGAACAACGCCGCGACGTCCTCTGGGAGGAGATCGCCTACATCCCACAGAGTGCGATGGATTCGCTCGATCCCGTGATGACGACGGGTGCACAGATCAGACAGGCGATCCAGAAACACCGCAACGTCTCGTCGGCGAAGGCACGTGATCGCGTTCGGGAACTGTTCGAACGCGTCGGGCTCGATCCGAACCGCATCGACGACTATCCTCATGAGTTCTCCGGCGGGATGCGCCAGCGCGTGACGATCGCGATGGCGCTTGCACTCGATCCGGAGCTCATTATCGCCGACGAACCGACGACCGGCCTCGACGTCATCGTCCAGGACAGGATCGTCGACACGATCCTCGACATCCAGGAGCGCATCGACAGCTCGCTGTTGTTGATCACCCACGACATCGGCGTCATCGCCGAGACCTGCGACGAACTGTCGCTGCTCTACGGCGGCAAGGTGATGGAGCAGGGGAGCGTCGAGAGCGTGCTGATCAACCCGGCGAACCCCTACACGATGGGGCTGAAGAACTCCTTTCCGTCGGTCGACGACACCGACGAGAACCCGGTGTCGATCCCCGGATCGCCGCCGAACCTCACCGAAGACCCCTCGTCGTGCGTCTTCGTCGATCGCTGCCCGTTCGCCACCGAAGAGTGCGAGGCCTCACATCCGGACGTGGTCGACCTCCCGAACCGCAACCAGCGTTCGGCCTGCCATCACGTCCAGCAGGCAGCACGGATGCGCCGCGACGCCATTGATCCGGCGACGTGGGGGATCACCGAGGACGAGGCGACGACAGCCGAGACCGACGAGACGCTACTCGAAGCGAACGGACTGGAAAAGCATTATGATCAAAGCCAGCCGCTCATGGCGCGGCTTCGGGGCGAGGAGCGAGCGCACGTCCGGGCGGTCGATGGCGTCTCGCTCGACGTCCAGCGTTCGGAGATCCTCGGCGTCGCCGGGGAGTCGGGCTGTGGGAAATCCACGCTCGGCGAGACGATCGCACTGCTCGAAGAGCCGACCGACGGCGAGATCTCCTTCGACGGGAAATCGTTCGAGGAGTATCGCGACGGGGAGATGAAGAAGTTCCGGCGGAAGATGCAGTTCGTCTTCCAGGATCCCTACGATGCGTTGAACCCGCGTCAGCGTGTCAGGGAGCTCGTCGGCGAACCGCTGACGATCCACGACTACCGGACCGACGAGCGCGAGCAGGCGATCGTCGAAACGCTCGAACGGGTCGGTCTCACGCCCGCTGCGGAGTTCCTCGATCAGTATCCACACGAGCTCTCGGGCGGCCAGCGCCAGCGCGTCGCCATCGCTCGTGCGCTCGTACTCGATCCGGACTTCCTGATCTGTGACGAACCCGCGTCGATGCTCGACGTCTCCCTGAAGGTCAACCTCCTCAACCTCCTGCGGGAGCTCGCGACCGAGGCGGGCATCGGCATCATCTACATCTCGCACGATCTCGCGAGTCTCACACAGGTCTCCGACCGGCTCGCCATCATGTATCTCGGCCGGATCGTCGAGATGGGCGGAACCGGAGCGGTCGTGTCGGCACCGAAACACCCCTACACGAACGCGTTGCTCTCGGCATCGCCCGAGAAGGATCCCTCGGTCGACCGCAACCGGGTCCTCCTCGACGGCGAACCGCCGGATCCGGTCGATCTTCCCCAGGGCTGTGCGTTCGCCCCACGCTGTCCGAAAGCCAGCGAGGAATGTCGGGAGTCCGAACCGAGCGCGGACGAAACGGCGGATGGTGGACACACGGCGGCCTGCTATTATCCCGAGGACGAGGCACAGTATTCGTCCATCGACGAGGCGTTCGAGTCGGCCACGCGCGGGGAGTCGACGGGCGACTGAGCCTCGATACCCCGTCTTCTCTACGTGCCTCCGTGACGAGCCATCGTCGATTGTACCGTCCTCCGTTCGTGGATCGGACGTTCGAACCGCAGCGGACGCCGATCGGCTGTACGGGAACGATGGCAACGAGGGTTGTCTCGATCCACAATGGAGCCAACGGGGCGAATGTGTCACTGATCACCGCCACAGCACCACTACCGAGTGATTTCGACCGTTTCAATCGTGGTGACTTCACTTCCAGTATGCTGTTAACGACGTCTTATCCCAGTGGAGTACCTTCAATGATATATGACAGTGACCGCAGACCGAGAGAACCGTCGCGACGACGAGGCGGTGATGCGAGTCGCGAACGCGGGGCTGATCACCGAATCGGATATTCAGTCATGAGCACGTCCCCGTCCTACGACGAAGCACTCGCAACGCAACCGTTCAAGCACGAGATCGACAAGCGCGATCGACGGGCGCTCTCGGAGCGCCTGACCGTCATCGAGCATGGACCCGACGTCTATCAGGTCTACAGCGAGGAGGGTGTCGAGTATCTCGTCGACATCCGGAAGCCGTCCTGTACCTGTCCCGATTTCATCTATCGGGAAGCCGACTGCAAGCACATCCGTCGCGCCCGCATCGAGGCCGGCAGTCGCGATCTCGACGCGATCGGTAAGGAGGTTCAGAGTGCACTCGACGCGCTCGACGACCACATCGCCAACCTCGCGGCCCAGCGCGCCGAGCTCGTGAGCCTCCAGCGTGATCTCGATCAGTTCCGATAGCGCTGGTTTCGCTACAGAAAAGACGGCGAGAGTGCCGCGGGGTTTGACCTCCCGGGTGAATCGCGTAAGCTGTGTCGGGTTACGTGAAAGACAGGCGCAAAGCCTCGCCGTTCACGGCGGGGATACGCGCCGTAAGCTGATTCTGTGACTATGCAACCGCCGGTTTCGTGTGTCGTGCGACCGGATATTGGTCGTAGCGTTCAAGTATCTCCATCTCTAATTACATATGTAATGGCCGTGACCGCCACCGTGACGACGAAGTTTTCGCATCCGACGCGAAAGCGCCGCCGCGAGTGGCAACAGGCCATACACGAGTATCGTGATGTGAAGCAGTTTCTCATCGACGGGTGGGAATCCAACGAGTTCGGCAAATCCATCACGACCGGAAGCATCGACTCGCCACTCTACTCCGCCATCCAGAATCAGGCCATCCGTGAGGCGAAAGCCGACCACAACCGCGACGGTGCGCTCACCTACACGGCGGCGCAACCGTTCGCCACGAACAACCAGAACTGGGAGATTGACCGCACCGATAACGGTTCGGTCGTCGTCGGATTCCCCTGCATCAACCAGTGGTGGTACACGCCTATCGAGGTACATGACCACATCCGCGAACCCGTCGAACACCTCGTGAACGGTGAAGCCGAGCGGTCGCGGCTACAAGTGTACCGCCGTGGCGACGACTGGTTCTGTTCGTTCACCGTCGAGTACGACGCCGAAGCGGACGGTGAGACGCCTATCGGCGTGGACATCGGCGAGCGTCACATCCTTGCTGTTCACGAACCGCATTCCGATGAGTCGATGCTGGTTTCAGGTAAAGAAGCACGGTACGTCCGGCGAACGTTTCGTTCCCTACGCGATTCGCTTGCGGAAGCGGGAGCACTTCGTGCTCGCAACCGCGTGGGTGACAAAGAACATCGCCGTATCCGTGACCTGAATCACACCCTCTCGAAACGACTCGTGGAGTTCGCCGCACAGTTCGACAATCCGCTGATTCGCCTCGAAGACCTCGAAGGTATCCGCGACCGGACTGGATGGTCGGGCGTCCATTCGTGGTACTTCGACCAGCTTCGCCGGTTCATCACCTACAAGGCCGAACGCGAGGGTATCCGCGTCGAAAGCGTGGACCCTGCGTACACGAGCCAGACCTGTTCTCGGTGTGGTGAACGCGGCGACCGCAACGGCGACCACTTCGTGTGTCCGTCGTGCGGGTACGAGCGTCACGCGGATTTGAACGCGGCGGCGAACATCGCCGTCAGAGAGGGGGAACCATGCACGGGCTAACAGTTCGGCTGAGTCGAACCGTGCTCCCCAGCAGGCTGAACAACCTGCCGTCGTTGACGCCCGCCGTGTGCGGGTGGGAAGGCCGCTTTGACACGGCTGCACGCGCTGGAACGCACGCCCTCGGTCACAA belongs to Halococcus qingdaonensis and includes:
- a CDS encoding SWIM zinc finger family protein, with product MSTSPSYDEALATQPFKHEIDKRDRRALSERLTVIEHGPDVYQVYSEEGVEYLVDIRKPSCTCPDFIYREADCKHIRRARIEAGSRDLDAIGKEVQSALDALDDHIANLAAQRAELVSLQRDLDQFR
- a CDS encoding dipeptide ABC transporter ATP-binding protein, encoding MTLLDITDLTVTYSADDETIHAVNGISFSIDEGVNYGLAGESGSGKSTAAEAILGLLADNGTVESGTIEFKGTELTALSTEQRRDVLWEEIAYIPQSAMDSLDPVMTTGAQIRQAIQKHRNVSSAKARDRVRELFERVGLDPNRIDDYPHEFSGGMRQRVTIAMALALDPELIIADEPTTGLDVIVQDRIVDTILDIQERIDSSLLLITHDIGVIAETCDELSLLYGGKVMEQGSVESVLINPANPYTMGLKNSFPSVDDTDENPVSIPGSPPNLTEDPSSCVFVDRCPFATEECEASHPDVVDLPNRNQRSACHHVQQAARMRRDAIDPATWGITEDEATTAETDETLLEANGLEKHYDQSQPLMARLRGEERAHVRAVDGVSLDVQRSEILGVAGESGCGKSTLGETIALLEEPTDGEISFDGKSFEEYRDGEMKKFRRKMQFVFQDPYDALNPRQRVRELVGEPLTIHDYRTDEREQAIVETLERVGLTPAAEFLDQYPHELSGGQRQRVAIARALVLDPDFLICDEPASMLDVSLKVNLLNLLRELATEAGIGIIYISHDLASLTQVSDRLAIMYLGRIVEMGGTGAVVSAPKHPYTNALLSASPEKDPSVDRNRVLLDGEPPDPVDLPQGCAFAPRCPKASEECRESEPSADETADGGHTAACYYPEDEAQYSSIDEAFESATRGESTGD
- a CDS encoding ABC transporter permease is translated as MSTGSASVRERLVGRYGWIVDQLRFLAGDRLALGGAVVIALFGFLGLFGPLLAPHDPVAYSARTASGSIAVLDAPNLDSWFGTTAFGKDVFSQFLAGARPTLIVGLVGGIGTGVIGFLVGLTSGYFGGYVDELLMRLTDLTFSLPLTPMALLLLTFVRPNVWLIALIIMLFLWKMPARVVRSEVLAVKNRTFVRSARASGAGHLRTMFYHIAPNVLATGFLYTAYGIAWSISLQASLAFLGFGDPTATSWGRMLRQVFASGAIRVAWWWVLPPAIGIAAVTTSVFLIGRRYEERINPEIQSSQ
- a CDS encoding ABC transporter substrate-binding protein, which encodes MVPNDHHEPTDATSTRRISRRRWLAAAAGTAGLSMLAGCSSALGGRDAGNTLDADVPKGTPASVETKYWHDWPTLDDATQAEGPPLDYTARAGAALETLTMEFSSDDDPWSKQHALMMKSSVNALGAPARIVDRPLNQLYAQSWDTPGLEHVFSMSTHGPDPVRGIGPNALLTRRSKDSPFNYDNYWHPRINELLDEQDEITEDEQRRAELVREIQAIFAEDVGAIISLFPDVITAANTRNFNGYVPTPGPGPTRDTFQWTEVNLQPRTGDRSYVKGTTTSMNSLNQPWSAGGAEEYRLKYIYDGLFDASPDLDVIPALATGGGFVDDTTVEVDLRDGVKWHDGKPFTPEDVTFSLDFFEQHSATSVVPFYEPVESTEILSRTDGGRVRFNLTGPDATFMTQGVVQSTVIPKHRWKDVSSPTQYNPDNPVGTGPFKFVDWSQGTRFRVERWDNNWMWNDEFRSKALGDYFEGGPGIESVLWVNVANSTAMIGALQSGEIDAVGGVLSNTQADRASQPAAISKMSAKNFAPLDTKLMFSVPLIRDKEFRVALAKAIDKQGFVDTFLNGRATVQGENPISPLLDTWHNPNAKRYGYDRSAARAILRKAGYTWSDEGTLQFPEGQAWAAFVERIQNGNTHKRRTELGQPDFSNTQGTESQ
- a CDS encoding helix-turn-helix domain-containing protein, with product MEKLGSRVDGVRSIELDNAFYIEDGKWIESLTISSTTDFDPHDAIADIWGVRMFYTHEIPTGPSDIVVRRLTLVANESYPFILGLVLRREAIPNRIVLQGNEFEAVVTARNWESFRALADDLEESLGAFELQSVSQIENPGEPLDGGRITEFVTTKLADEQLAVLETAYELGYFDVPRTASTNEIAEALDVSQSTASERLRVAERNLLALLYGSRE
- a CDS encoding transposase; amino-acid sequence: MAVTATVTTKFSHPTRKRRREWQQAIHEYRDVKQFLIDGWESNEFGKSITTGSIDSPLYSAIQNQAIREAKADHNRDGALTYTAAQPFATNNQNWEIDRTDNGSVVVGFPCINQWWYTPIEVHDHIREPVEHLVNGEAERSRLQVYRRGDDWFCSFTVEYDAEADGETPIGVDIGERHILAVHEPHSDESMLVSGKEARYVRRTFRSLRDSLAEAGALRARNRVGDKEHRRIRDLNHTLSKRLVEFAAQFDNPLIRLEDLEGIRDRTGWSGVHSWYFDQLRRFITYKAEREGIRVESVDPAYTSQTCSRCGERGDRNGDHFVCPSCGYERHADLNAAANIAVREGEPCTG
- a CDS encoding ABC transporter permease — encoded protein: MSDFQRFLVKRTAIAAVLTLVAISVIFVILRLLPGSPFETLITTGNLTPEQAQEIIAAYGLNEPILQQYIKYVENLLTFQFGYSIRRSQPVWAILGPRLLNTLLLLIPALITTAVLSSLLGMYAGWNRGSITEKLSIVVTTFLRSTPVFITAIFLLIVFGYQLGLVPTFGMRSLTASPDGLIETYLSVDFLHHYVLPFTVAVLFYSGDFLLLARNGVVEKKGSAFLKLHEAKGLTEVEQLLRAGRNSLLPIITYFALRLGMVFQGLILLEVVFAWPGIGRLLVVAIRQQDYPLIQAAVFIMALAVIVMNLVADSLYEYLDPTVSTTGGGT